A window from Solea senegalensis isolate Sse05_10M linkage group LG15, IFAPA_SoseM_1, whole genome shotgun sequence encodes these proteins:
- the cuzd1.2 gene encoding deleted in malignant brain tumors 1 protein isoform X8 — translation MWSLLVLCSVLATHRVQETTAWTTPPETTAWTAPPETTPEPEYTATTAPPETTGHRSCRYNCGYDLGVCSCRSSCNYYGTCCYDYNNYCLGTTAPPETTATTAPPETTATTAPPETTATTAPPDTTGHRSCRYNCGYDLGVCSCRSSCNYYGTCCYDYNNYCLGTTTAPTDTTTAPETTMATAPPDTTGHRSCRYNCGYDLGVCSCRSSCNYYGTCCYDYNNYCPGTTTAPPYTTAPPETTQTTEPPETTGHRSCRYNCGYDLGVCSCRSSCNYYGTCCYDYNNYCLGTTTAPTDTTTAPETTMATAPPDTTGHRSCRYNCGYDLGVCSCRSSCNYYGTCCYDYNNYCPGTTTAPAETTTATAPPTTTGHRSCRYNCGYDLGVCSCRSSCRYNGNCCNDYNYYCPATTAPPTTTGHRSCRYNCGYDLGVCSCRSSCRYNGNCCNDYNYYCPATTAPTTTGHRSCRYNCGYDLGVCSCRSSCRYNGNCCNDYNYYCPATTAPPTTTGHRSCRYNCGYDLGVCSCRSSCRYNGNCCYDYNYYCPVTETTTRPTTQTSEYVTCRNNCGREWAVCSCASSCERYGNCCYDYHSHCSISTTTPVNMSCRYNCGWNMGVCSCANSCVQHGTCCPDYYPVCATPSTTPAPACGGSQYSSGYFTSPNHPHYYQDGANCVWYLKTSHDQRIFLSFLFLELENCCSCDYINIYDGPSLNSRYLGKVCEGSTSSFSSSSNTMTVHFRSDQSVVGRGFKAEFKSILPPHSGRVHCSSYDMEIVIERSYLSSVGYDGKTLYLDDPQCKPTVTWSQVVFRYPLESCGNVRKFQNGSAIYTNAVRAYNSIPTGEITRLSHFKLIVDCRMAKDSVSHNMYLAHSINDSTIIGSGRFNSTMHFYTSDGFHTIVTESPHQVSLNQYLFIEVRLDRFDSALILAFDSCVASPNKDDFHTRPYYLIRNGCEADSTVYIHYKHNPQHYARFRVKAFQFLRASDRVYLQCKVLICDRSDQNSRCRHMCMKRRTRRHLGSEQASQTLILGPIQLKEPEKIEDPVQIKV, via the exons ATGTGGAGTCTGTTGGTTCTTTGCAGTGTGCTCGCCACGCATAGAGTGCAAG AAACGACTGCGTGGACAACACCTCCAGAAACGACTGCGTGGACAGCACCTCCAGAAACAACTCCAGAACCAGAATACACAG CAACGACTGCACCACCAGAAACAACAG GACACAGGTCCTGTCGTTACAACTGTGGTTATGACCTGGGAGTCTGCTCCTGCCGCAGCTCATGTAACTACTATGGTACCTGTTGCTATGACTACAACA ACTACTGCCTTGGAACGACAGCACCTCCAGAAACCACAG caacGACTGCACCACCAGAAACAACAG CAACGACTGCACCACCAGAAACAACAG CAACGACTGCACCACCAGATACAACAG GACACAGGTCCTGTCGTTACAACTGTGGTTATGACCTGGGAGTCTGCTCCTGCCGCAGCTCATGTAACTACTATGGTACCTGTTGCTATGACTACAACA ACTACTGCCTtggaacaacaacagcaccaacAGATACAACAA cagctccagaaaCGACTATGGCGACTGCACCACCAGATACAACAG GACACAGGTCCTGTCGTTACAACTGTGGTTATGACCTGGGAGTCTGCTCCTGCCGCAGCTCATGTAACTACTATGGTACCTGTTGCTATGACTACAACA ACTACTGCCCtggaacaacaacagcaccaccATATACAACAG CACCTCCAGAAACAACTCAGACGACTGAACCACCAGAAACAACAG GACACAGGTCCTGTCGTTACAACTGTGGTTATGACCTGGGAGTCTGCTCCTGCCGCAGCTCATGTAACTACTATGGTACCTGTTGCTATGACTACAACA ACTACTGCCTtggaacaacaacagcaccaacAGATACAACAA cagctccagaaaCGACTATGGCGACTGCACCACCAGATACAACAG GACACAGGTCCTGTCGTTACAACTGTGGTTATGACCTGGGAGTCTGCTCCTGCCGCAGCTCGTGTAACTACTATGGTACCTGTTGCTATGACTACAACA ACTACTGCCCtggaacaacaacagcaccagcAGAAACGACTACGGCAACTGCACCACCAACAACCACAG GACACAGGTCCTGTCGTTACAACTGTGGTTATGACCTGGGAGTCTGCTCCTGCCGCAGCTCGTGTAGATACAATGGCAACTGTTGCAATGACTACAACT ATTACTGCCCTGCAACGACTGCACCACCAACAACCACAG GACACAGGTCCTGTCGTTACAACTGTGGTTATGACCTGGGAGTCTGCTCCTGCCGCAGCTCGTGTAGATACAATGGCAACTGTTGCAATGACTACAACT ATTACTGCCCTGCAACGACTGCACCAACAACCACAG GACACAGGTCCTGTCGTTACAACTGTGGTTATGACCTGGGAGTCTGCTCCTGCCGCAGCTCGTGTAGATACAATGGCAACTGTTGCAATGACTACAACT ATTACTGCCCTGCAACGACTGCACCACCAACAACCACAG GACACAGGTCCTGTCGTTACAACTGTGGTTATGACCTGGGAGTCTGCTCCTGCCGCAGCTCGTGTAGATACAATGGCAACTGTTGCTATGACTACAACT ACTACTGCCCCGTAACGGAAACAACAACGAGACCCACAACGCAAACCTCAG AATATGTCACCTGTCGTAACAACTGTGGCAGAGAGTGGGCAGTCTGTTCCTGCGCAAGCTCCTGTGAACGCTACGGCAACTGTTGCTATGACTATCACT CCCACTGCTCAATCTCAACCACAACCCCAG TTAACATGTCCTGTCGTTACAACTGTGGTTGGAACATGGGAGTCTGCTCATGCGCCAACTCTTGTGTACAACATGGCACCTGTTGCCCAGACTACTACC CCGTCTGCGCAACACCATCCACAACACCAG CACCGGCCTGTGGAGGTTCCCAGTACAGTTCTGGATACTTCACCAGCCCAAACCATCCCCACTACTACCAGGATGGCGCCAACTGCGTCTGGTACCTCAAAACTTCACATGACCAAAGAATCTTCCTGTCATTCTTATTCCTGGA ATTGGAGAACTGCTGCTCCTGTGACTACATTAACATCTACGATGGGCCGTCTCTTAATTCACGATACTTGGGCAAAGTGTGCGAGGGCAGCACaagctccttctcctccagctccaacACCATGACGGTACATTTCAGGAGCGATCAGTCGGTGGTTGGCCGTGGATTCAAAGCTGAGTTCAAGAGTATTCTGCCACCACACTCAG GTCGAGTTCACTGTTCCTCATATGACATGGAAATTGTGATTGAGAGAAGCTACCTGAGCTCTGTCGGCTATGATGGCAAAACTCTGTACCTGGACGACCCACAATGCAAACCCACGGTTACCTGGAGCCAGGTGGTCTTCAGATACCCTCTCGAATCTTGTGGCAACGTTCGAAAG TTTCAGAATGGCAGCGCTATCTACACCAACGCTGTCCGTGCCTACAACAGCATACCCACCGGAGAGATCACGCGCCTGTCTCACTTTAAGCTGATTGTGGACTGTCGGATGGCGAAGGACTCAGTGTCCCATAATATGTACCTTGCACACAGTATAAATGACAGCACCATTATCGGATCAGGCAGATTCAACTCCACCATGCATTTCTACACTAGTGATGGCTTCCACACCATT gTCACCGAATCTCCGCATCAAGTGTCGCTTAACCAGTACCTGTTTATCGAAGTCCGACTGGATCGCTTTGACAGTGCGCTGATTCTCGCCTTTGACAGCTGTGTGGCCTCGCCAAATAAAGACGACTTCCACACCAGACCTTA
- the cuzd1.2 gene encoding deleted in malignant brain tumors 1 protein isoform X5 — MWSLLVLCSVLATHRVQETTAWTTPPETTAWTAPPETTPEPEYTATTAPPETTATTAPPETTATTAPPETTGHRSCRYNCGYDLGVCSCRSSCNYYGTCCYDYNNYCLGTTAPPETTATTAPPETTATTAPPDTTGHRSCRYNCGYDLGVCSCRSSCNYYGTCCYDYNNYCLGTTTAPTDTTTAPETTMATAPPDTTGHRSCRYNCGYDLGVCSCRSSCNYYGTCCYDYNNYCPGTTTAPPYTTAPPETTQTTEPPETTGHRSCRYNCGYDLGVCSCRSSCNYYGTCCYDYNNYCLGTTTAPTDTTTAPETTMATAPPDTTGHRSCRYNCGYDLGVCSCRSSCNYYGTCCYDYNNYCPGTTTAPAETTTATAPPTTTGHRSCRYNCGYDLGVCSCRSSCRYNGNCCNDYNYYCPATTAPPTTTGHRSCRYNCGYDLGVCSCRSSCRYNGNCCNDYNYYCPATTAPTTTGHRSCRYNCGYDLGVCSCRSSCRYNGNCCNDYNYYCPATTAPPTTTGHRSCRYNCGYDLGVCSCRSSCRYNGNCCYDYNYYCPVTETTTRPTTQTSEYVTCRNNCGREWAVCSCASSCERYGNCCYDYHSHCSISTTTPVNMSCRYNCGWNMGVCSCANSCVQHGTCCPDYYPVCATPSTTPAPACGGSQYSSGYFTSPNHPHYYQDGANCVWYLKTSHDQRIFLSFLFLELENCCSCDYINIYDGPSLNSRYLGKVCEGSTSSFSSSSNTMTVHFRSDQSVVGRGFKAEFKSILPPHSGRVHCSSYDMEIVIERSYLSSVGYDGKTLYLDDPQCKPTVTWSQVVFRYPLESCGNVRKFQNGSAIYTNAVRAYNSIPTGEITRLSHFKLIVDCRMAKDSVSHNMYLAHSINDSTIIGSGRFNSTMHFYTSDGFHTIVTESPHQVSLNQYLFIEVRLDRFDSALILAFDSCVASPNKDDFHTRPYYLIRNGCEADSTVYIHYKHNPQHYARFRVKAFQFLRASDRVYLQCKVLICDRSDQNSRCRHMCMKRRTRRHLGSEQASQTLILGPIQLKEPEKIEDPVQIKV; from the exons ATGTGGAGTCTGTTGGTTCTTTGCAGTGTGCTCGCCACGCATAGAGTGCAAG AAACGACTGCGTGGACAACACCTCCAGAAACGACTGCGTGGACAGCACCTCCAGAAACAACTCCAGAACCAGAATACACAG CAACGACTGCACCACCAGAAACAACAG CAACGACTGCACCACCAGAAACAACAG CAACGACTGCACCACCAGAAACAACAG GACACAGGTCCTGTCGTTACAACTGTGGTTATGACCTGGGAGTCTGCTCCTGCCGCAGCTCATGTAACTACTATGGTACCTGTTGCTATGACTACAACA ACTACTGCCTTGGAACGACAGCACCTCCAGAAACCACAG caacGACTGCACCACCAGAAACAACAG CAACGACTGCACCACCAGATACAACAG GACACAGGTCCTGTCGTTACAACTGTGGTTATGACCTGGGAGTCTGCTCCTGCCGCAGCTCATGTAACTACTATGGTACCTGTTGCTATGACTACAACA ACTACTGCCTtggaacaacaacagcaccaacAGATACAACAA cagctccagaaaCGACTATGGCGACTGCACCACCAGATACAACAG GACACAGGTCCTGTCGTTACAACTGTGGTTATGACCTGGGAGTCTGCTCCTGCCGCAGCTCATGTAACTACTATGGTACCTGTTGCTATGACTACAACA ACTACTGCCCtggaacaacaacagcaccaccATATACAACAG CACCTCCAGAAACAACTCAGACGACTGAACCACCAGAAACAACAG GACACAGGTCCTGTCGTTACAACTGTGGTTATGACCTGGGAGTCTGCTCCTGCCGCAGCTCATGTAACTACTATGGTACCTGTTGCTATGACTACAACA ACTACTGCCTtggaacaacaacagcaccaacAGATACAACAA cagctccagaaaCGACTATGGCGACTGCACCACCAGATACAACAG GACACAGGTCCTGTCGTTACAACTGTGGTTATGACCTGGGAGTCTGCTCCTGCCGCAGCTCGTGTAACTACTATGGTACCTGTTGCTATGACTACAACA ACTACTGCCCtggaacaacaacagcaccagcAGAAACGACTACGGCAACTGCACCACCAACAACCACAG GACACAGGTCCTGTCGTTACAACTGTGGTTATGACCTGGGAGTCTGCTCCTGCCGCAGCTCGTGTAGATACAATGGCAACTGTTGCAATGACTACAACT ATTACTGCCCTGCAACGACTGCACCACCAACAACCACAG GACACAGGTCCTGTCGTTACAACTGTGGTTATGACCTGGGAGTCTGCTCCTGCCGCAGCTCGTGTAGATACAATGGCAACTGTTGCAATGACTACAACT ATTACTGCCCTGCAACGACTGCACCAACAACCACAG GACACAGGTCCTGTCGTTACAACTGTGGTTATGACCTGGGAGTCTGCTCCTGCCGCAGCTCGTGTAGATACAATGGCAACTGTTGCAATGACTACAACT ATTACTGCCCTGCAACGACTGCACCACCAACAACCACAG GACACAGGTCCTGTCGTTACAACTGTGGTTATGACCTGGGAGTCTGCTCCTGCCGCAGCTCGTGTAGATACAATGGCAACTGTTGCTATGACTACAACT ACTACTGCCCCGTAACGGAAACAACAACGAGACCCACAACGCAAACCTCAG AATATGTCACCTGTCGTAACAACTGTGGCAGAGAGTGGGCAGTCTGTTCCTGCGCAAGCTCCTGTGAACGCTACGGCAACTGTTGCTATGACTATCACT CCCACTGCTCAATCTCAACCACAACCCCAG TTAACATGTCCTGTCGTTACAACTGTGGTTGGAACATGGGAGTCTGCTCATGCGCCAACTCTTGTGTACAACATGGCACCTGTTGCCCAGACTACTACC CCGTCTGCGCAACACCATCCACAACACCAG CACCGGCCTGTGGAGGTTCCCAGTACAGTTCTGGATACTTCACCAGCCCAAACCATCCCCACTACTACCAGGATGGCGCCAACTGCGTCTGGTACCTCAAAACTTCACATGACCAAAGAATCTTCCTGTCATTCTTATTCCTGGA ATTGGAGAACTGCTGCTCCTGTGACTACATTAACATCTACGATGGGCCGTCTCTTAATTCACGATACTTGGGCAAAGTGTGCGAGGGCAGCACaagctccttctcctccagctccaacACCATGACGGTACATTTCAGGAGCGATCAGTCGGTGGTTGGCCGTGGATTCAAAGCTGAGTTCAAGAGTATTCTGCCACCACACTCAG GTCGAGTTCACTGTTCCTCATATGACATGGAAATTGTGATTGAGAGAAGCTACCTGAGCTCTGTCGGCTATGATGGCAAAACTCTGTACCTGGACGACCCACAATGCAAACCCACGGTTACCTGGAGCCAGGTGGTCTTCAGATACCCTCTCGAATCTTGTGGCAACGTTCGAAAG TTTCAGAATGGCAGCGCTATCTACACCAACGCTGTCCGTGCCTACAACAGCATACCCACCGGAGAGATCACGCGCCTGTCTCACTTTAAGCTGATTGTGGACTGTCGGATGGCGAAGGACTCAGTGTCCCATAATATGTACCTTGCACACAGTATAAATGACAGCACCATTATCGGATCAGGCAGATTCAACTCCACCATGCATTTCTACACTAGTGATGGCTTCCACACCATT gTCACCGAATCTCCGCATCAAGTGTCGCTTAACCAGTACCTGTTTATCGAAGTCCGACTGGATCGCTTTGACAGTGCGCTGATTCTCGCCTTTGACAGCTGTGTGGCCTCGCCAAATAAAGACGACTTCCACACCAGACCTTA
- the cuzd1.2 gene encoding deleted in malignant brain tumors 1 protein isoform X6, with amino-acid sequence MWSLLVLCSVLATHRVQETTAWTTPPETTAWTAPPETTPEPEYTATTAPPETTATTAPPETTATTAPPETTGHRSCRYNCGYDLGVCSCRSSCNYYGTCCYDYNNYCLGTTAPPETTATTAPPETTGHRSCRYNCGYDLGVCSCRSSCNYYGTCCYDYNNYCLGTTTAPTDTTTAPETTMATAPPDTTGHRSCRYNCGYDLGVCSCRSSCNYYGTCCYDYNNYCPGTTTAPPYTTAPPETTQTTEPPETTGHRSCRYNCGYDLGVCSCRSSCNYYGTCCYDYNNYCLGTTTAPTDTTTAPETTMATAPPDTTGHRSCRYNCGYDLGVCSCRSSCNYYGTCCYDYNNYCPGTTTAPAETTTATAPPTTTGHRSCRYNCGYDLGVCSCRSSCRYNGNCCNDYNYYCPATTAPPTTTGHRSCRYNCGYDLGVCSCRSSCRYNGNCCNDYNYYCPATTAPTTTGHRSCRYNCGYDLGVCSCRSSCRYNGNCCNDYNYYCPATTAPPTTTGHRSCRYNCGYDLGVCSCRSSCRYNGNCCYDYNYYCPVTETTTRPTTQTSEYVTCRNNCGREWAVCSCASSCERYGNCCYDYHSHCSISTTTPVNMSCRYNCGWNMGVCSCANSCVQHGTCCPDYYPVCATPSTTPAPACGGSQYSSGYFTSPNHPHYYQDGANCVWYLKTSHDQRIFLSFLFLELENCCSCDYINIYDGPSLNSRYLGKVCEGSTSSFSSSSNTMTVHFRSDQSVVGRGFKAEFKSILPPHSGRVHCSSYDMEIVIERSYLSSVGYDGKTLYLDDPQCKPTVTWSQVVFRYPLESCGNVRKFQNGSAIYTNAVRAYNSIPTGEITRLSHFKLIVDCRMAKDSVSHNMYLAHSINDSTIIGSGRFNSTMHFYTSDGFHTIVTESPHQVSLNQYLFIEVRLDRFDSALILAFDSCVASPNKDDFHTRPYYLIRNGCEADSTVYIHYKHNPQHYARFRVKAFQFLRASDRVYLQCKVLICDRSDQNSRCRHMCMKRRTRRHLGSEQASQTLILGPIQLKEPEKIEDPVQIKV; translated from the exons ATGTGGAGTCTGTTGGTTCTTTGCAGTGTGCTCGCCACGCATAGAGTGCAAG AAACGACTGCGTGGACAACACCTCCAGAAACGACTGCGTGGACAGCACCTCCAGAAACAACTCCAGAACCAGAATACACAG CAACGACTGCACCACCAGAAACAACAG CAACGACTGCACCACCAGAAACAACAG CAACGACTGCACCACCAGAAACAACAG GACACAGGTCCTGTCGTTACAACTGTGGTTATGACCTGGGAGTCTGCTCCTGCCGCAGCTCATGTAACTACTATGGTACCTGTTGCTATGACTACAACA ACTACTGCCTTGGAACGACAGCACCTCCAGAAACCACAG CAACGACTGCACCACCAGAAACAACAG GACACAGGTCCTGTCGTTACAACTGTGGTTATGACCTGGGAGTCTGCTCCTGCCGCAGCTCATGTAACTACTATGGTACCTGTTGCTATGACTACAACA ACTACTGCCTtggaacaacaacagcaccaacAGATACAACAA cagctccagaaaCGACTATGGCGACTGCACCACCAGATACAACAG GACACAGGTCCTGTCGTTACAACTGTGGTTATGACCTGGGAGTCTGCTCCTGCCGCAGCTCATGTAACTACTATGGTACCTGTTGCTATGACTACAACA ACTACTGCCCtggaacaacaacagcaccaccATATACAACAG CACCTCCAGAAACAACTCAGACGACTGAACCACCAGAAACAACAG GACACAGGTCCTGTCGTTACAACTGTGGTTATGACCTGGGAGTCTGCTCCTGCCGCAGCTCATGTAACTACTATGGTACCTGTTGCTATGACTACAACA ACTACTGCCTtggaacaacaacagcaccaacAGATACAACAA cagctccagaaaCGACTATGGCGACTGCACCACCAGATACAACAG GACACAGGTCCTGTCGTTACAACTGTGGTTATGACCTGGGAGTCTGCTCCTGCCGCAGCTCGTGTAACTACTATGGTACCTGTTGCTATGACTACAACA ACTACTGCCCtggaacaacaacagcaccagcAGAAACGACTACGGCAACTGCACCACCAACAACCACAG GACACAGGTCCTGTCGTTACAACTGTGGTTATGACCTGGGAGTCTGCTCCTGCCGCAGCTCGTGTAGATACAATGGCAACTGTTGCAATGACTACAACT ATTACTGCCCTGCAACGACTGCACCACCAACAACCACAG GACACAGGTCCTGTCGTTACAACTGTGGTTATGACCTGGGAGTCTGCTCCTGCCGCAGCTCGTGTAGATACAATGGCAACTGTTGCAATGACTACAACT ATTACTGCCCTGCAACGACTGCACCAACAACCACAG GACACAGGTCCTGTCGTTACAACTGTGGTTATGACCTGGGAGTCTGCTCCTGCCGCAGCTCGTGTAGATACAATGGCAACTGTTGCAATGACTACAACT ATTACTGCCCTGCAACGACTGCACCACCAACAACCACAG GACACAGGTCCTGTCGTTACAACTGTGGTTATGACCTGGGAGTCTGCTCCTGCCGCAGCTCGTGTAGATACAATGGCAACTGTTGCTATGACTACAACT ACTACTGCCCCGTAACGGAAACAACAACGAGACCCACAACGCAAACCTCAG AATATGTCACCTGTCGTAACAACTGTGGCAGAGAGTGGGCAGTCTGTTCCTGCGCAAGCTCCTGTGAACGCTACGGCAACTGTTGCTATGACTATCACT CCCACTGCTCAATCTCAACCACAACCCCAG TTAACATGTCCTGTCGTTACAACTGTGGTTGGAACATGGGAGTCTGCTCATGCGCCAACTCTTGTGTACAACATGGCACCTGTTGCCCAGACTACTACC CCGTCTGCGCAACACCATCCACAACACCAG CACCGGCCTGTGGAGGTTCCCAGTACAGTTCTGGATACTTCACCAGCCCAAACCATCCCCACTACTACCAGGATGGCGCCAACTGCGTCTGGTACCTCAAAACTTCACATGACCAAAGAATCTTCCTGTCATTCTTATTCCTGGA ATTGGAGAACTGCTGCTCCTGTGACTACATTAACATCTACGATGGGCCGTCTCTTAATTCACGATACTTGGGCAAAGTGTGCGAGGGCAGCACaagctccttctcctccagctccaacACCATGACGGTACATTTCAGGAGCGATCAGTCGGTGGTTGGCCGTGGATTCAAAGCTGAGTTCAAGAGTATTCTGCCACCACACTCAG GTCGAGTTCACTGTTCCTCATATGACATGGAAATTGTGATTGAGAGAAGCTACCTGAGCTCTGTCGGCTATGATGGCAAAACTCTGTACCTGGACGACCCACAATGCAAACCCACGGTTACCTGGAGCCAGGTGGTCTTCAGATACCCTCTCGAATCTTGTGGCAACGTTCGAAAG TTTCAGAATGGCAGCGCTATCTACACCAACGCTGTCCGTGCCTACAACAGCATACCCACCGGAGAGATCACGCGCCTGTCTCACTTTAAGCTGATTGTGGACTGTCGGATGGCGAAGGACTCAGTGTCCCATAATATGTACCTTGCACACAGTATAAATGACAGCACCATTATCGGATCAGGCAGATTCAACTCCACCATGCATTTCTACACTAGTGATGGCTTCCACACCATT gTCACCGAATCTCCGCATCAAGTGTCGCTTAACCAGTACCTGTTTATCGAAGTCCGACTGGATCGCTTTGACAGTGCGCTGATTCTCGCCTTTGACAGCTGTGTGGCCTCGCCAAATAAAGACGACTTCCACACCAGACCTTA